The following are encoded in a window of Vicia villosa cultivar HV-30 ecotype Madison, WI unplaced genomic scaffold, Vvil1.0 ctg.005589F_1_1, whole genome shotgun sequence genomic DNA:
- the LOC131642683 gene encoding BOI-related E3 ubiquitin-protein ligase 1-like isoform X2: MAVQAQYPSNVLLLNNNNNNSRNVQEGHEYSLQPQPPGALGLALLDQTHHHQPHILCNNNNNNNTSTNSSRKRGRDTTTGTSPNLINHFSLHSQPSQIIHLSQLHNQQQQQQNVVSTGLRLSFDDQQQQQQRLQLQLHQFQSQQQQQQQQQGCHSSTFLSLLSQGLVSQIKQQRDELDQFIQAQGETLRRTLTEKRQRHYRELLTTAEEAVAQRLREKEAELSKATRKNAELEARAAQLTMEAQVWQAKARAQEAAAASLQAQLQQTIMCQTADDGGGGGVSCAVEGQASDAESAYIDPDRVVVVAEARGKCRACLKRVATVVVLPCRHLCICRECDAHYSACLVCLTLKNSTVEVFLS; this comes from the exons ATGGCTGTTCAAGCTCAATATCCTTCCAATGTTCTTCttctaaacaacaacaataacaacag TAGAAATGTTCAAGAAGGACATGAATACTCTTTACAACCTCAACCACCGGGAGCATTAGGACTAGCACTTCTTGATCAAACTCATCATCATCAACCACATATCCTatgcaacaataacaataacaataacacaa GTACTAATTCATCTCGAAAGAGAGGAAGAGACACAACAACGGGAACATCACCTAATCTTATCAATCATTTCTCTTTACACTCTCAACCGTCACAGATTATTCATCTTTCTCAACTCcataatcaacaacaacaacaacaaaatgttgtCTCTACCGGTCTTCGATTATCATTCGATgatcaacaacaacagcaacaaagaTTACAGTTACAACTTCATCAATttcaatctcaacaacaacaacagcaacaacaacaaggttgTCACTCCTCAACTTTCTTGTCTCTTTTATCGCAAGGACTTGTTTCTCAAATCAAACAACAACGTGATGAATTAGACcaattcattcaagcccag GGAGAAACTCTGCGGCGGACATTGACGGAGAAGAGGCAGAGACATTACCGGGAGCTACTAACCACGGCGGAGGAAGCGGTGGCGCAACGCCTAAGAGAGAAAGAAGCAGAGCTATCAAAAGCCACGCGCAAAAACGCCGAGTTGGAAGCGCGTGCGGCGCAGCTAACCATGGAAGCCCAAGTGTGGCAGGCGAAAGCCCGGGCTCAGGAAGCCGCGGCAGCCTCTCTCCAAGCCCAGCTGCAACAGACAATAATGTGCCAAACCGCAGACGACGGCGGCGGTGGCGGTGTCTCCTGCGCCGTAGAAGGACAGGCTTCAGATGCCGAATCGGCTTACATCGATCCGGATAGAGTGGTAGTCGTTGCGGAGGCGCGTGGGAAATGTAGAGCGTGTTTAAAGCGCGTGGCAACGGTGGTTGTTTTGCCTTGTCGGCATTTGTGCATATGTAGAGAATGCGATGCGCATTACAGTGCTTGCCTTGTTTGCCTTACGCTCAAGAATTCAACCGTTGAGGTCTTTCTCTCTtag
- the LOC131642683 gene encoding BOI-related E3 ubiquitin-protein ligase 1-like isoform X3, which translates to MAVQAQYPSNVLLLNNNNNNRNVQEGHEYSLQPQPPGALGLALLDQTHHHQPHILCNNNNNNNTSTNSSRKRGRDTTTGTSPNLINHFSLHSQPSQIIHLSQLHNQQQQQQNVVSTGLRLSFDDQQQQQQRLQLQLHQFQSQQQQQQQQQGCHSSTFLSLLSQGLVSQIKQQRDELDQFIQAQGETLRRTLTEKRQRHYRELLTTAEEAVAQRLREKEAELSKATRKNAELEARAAQLTMEAQVWQAKARAQEAAAASLQAQLQQTIMCQTADDGGGGGVSCAVEGQASDAESAYIDPDRVVVVAEARGKCRACLKRVATVVVLPCRHLCICRECDAHYSACLVCLTLKNSTVEVFLS; encoded by the exons ATGGCTGTTCAAGCTCAATATCCTTCCAATGTTCTTCttctaaacaacaacaataacaacag AAATGTTCAAGAAGGACATGAATACTCTTTACAACCTCAACCACCGGGAGCATTAGGACTAGCACTTCTTGATCAAACTCATCATCATCAACCACATATCCTatgcaacaataacaataacaataacacaa GTACTAATTCATCTCGAAAGAGAGGAAGAGACACAACAACGGGAACATCACCTAATCTTATCAATCATTTCTCTTTACACTCTCAACCGTCACAGATTATTCATCTTTCTCAACTCcataatcaacaacaacaacaacaaaatgttgtCTCTACCGGTCTTCGATTATCATTCGATgatcaacaacaacagcaacaaagaTTACAGTTACAACTTCATCAATttcaatctcaacaacaacaacagcaacaacaacaaggttgTCACTCCTCAACTTTCTTGTCTCTTTTATCGCAAGGACTTGTTTCTCAAATCAAACAACAACGTGATGAATTAGACcaattcattcaagcccag GGAGAAACTCTGCGGCGGACATTGACGGAGAAGAGGCAGAGACATTACCGGGAGCTACTAACCACGGCGGAGGAAGCGGTGGCGCAACGCCTAAGAGAGAAAGAAGCAGAGCTATCAAAAGCCACGCGCAAAAACGCCGAGTTGGAAGCGCGTGCGGCGCAGCTAACCATGGAAGCCCAAGTGTGGCAGGCGAAAGCCCGGGCTCAGGAAGCCGCGGCAGCCTCTCTCCAAGCCCAGCTGCAACAGACAATAATGTGCCAAACCGCAGACGACGGCGGCGGTGGCGGTGTCTCCTGCGCCGTAGAAGGACAGGCTTCAGATGCCGAATCGGCTTACATCGATCCGGATAGAGTGGTAGTCGTTGCGGAGGCGCGTGGGAAATGTAGAGCGTGTTTAAAGCGCGTGGCAACGGTGGTTGTTTTGCCTTGTCGGCATTTGTGCATATGTAGAGAATGCGATGCGCATTACAGTGCTTGCCTTGTTTGCCTTACGCTCAAGAATTCAACCGTTGAGGTCTTTCTCTCTtag
- the LOC131642683 gene encoding BOI-related E3 ubiquitin-protein ligase 1-like isoform X1 translates to MAVQAQYPSNVLLLNNNNNNNSRNVQEGHEYSLQPQPPGALGLALLDQTHHHQPHILCNNNNNNNTSTNSSRKRGRDTTTGTSPNLINHFSLHSQPSQIIHLSQLHNQQQQQQNVVSTGLRLSFDDQQQQQQRLQLQLHQFQSQQQQQQQQQGCHSSTFLSLLSQGLVSQIKQQRDELDQFIQAQGETLRRTLTEKRQRHYRELLTTAEEAVAQRLREKEAELSKATRKNAELEARAAQLTMEAQVWQAKARAQEAAAASLQAQLQQTIMCQTADDGGGGGVSCAVEGQASDAESAYIDPDRVVVVAEARGKCRACLKRVATVVVLPCRHLCICRECDAHYSACLVCLTLKNSTVEVFLS, encoded by the exons ATGGCTGTTCAAGCTCAATATCCTTCCAATGTTCTTCttctaaacaacaacaataacaaca ACAGTAGAAATGTTCAAGAAGGACATGAATACTCTTTACAACCTCAACCACCGGGAGCATTAGGACTAGCACTTCTTGATCAAACTCATCATCATCAACCACATATCCTatgcaacaataacaataacaataacacaa GTACTAATTCATCTCGAAAGAGAGGAAGAGACACAACAACGGGAACATCACCTAATCTTATCAATCATTTCTCTTTACACTCTCAACCGTCACAGATTATTCATCTTTCTCAACTCcataatcaacaacaacaacaacaaaatgttgtCTCTACCGGTCTTCGATTATCATTCGATgatcaacaacaacagcaacaaagaTTACAGTTACAACTTCATCAATttcaatctcaacaacaacaacagcaacaacaacaaggttgTCACTCCTCAACTTTCTTGTCTCTTTTATCGCAAGGACTTGTTTCTCAAATCAAACAACAACGTGATGAATTAGACcaattcattcaagcccag GGAGAAACTCTGCGGCGGACATTGACGGAGAAGAGGCAGAGACATTACCGGGAGCTACTAACCACGGCGGAGGAAGCGGTGGCGCAACGCCTAAGAGAGAAAGAAGCAGAGCTATCAAAAGCCACGCGCAAAAACGCCGAGTTGGAAGCGCGTGCGGCGCAGCTAACCATGGAAGCCCAAGTGTGGCAGGCGAAAGCCCGGGCTCAGGAAGCCGCGGCAGCCTCTCTCCAAGCCCAGCTGCAACAGACAATAATGTGCCAAACCGCAGACGACGGCGGCGGTGGCGGTGTCTCCTGCGCCGTAGAAGGACAGGCTTCAGATGCCGAATCGGCTTACATCGATCCGGATAGAGTGGTAGTCGTTGCGGAGGCGCGTGGGAAATGTAGAGCGTGTTTAAAGCGCGTGGCAACGGTGGTTGTTTTGCCTTGTCGGCATTTGTGCATATGTAGAGAATGCGATGCGCATTACAGTGCTTGCCTTGTTTGCCTTACGCTCAAGAATTCAACCGTTGAGGTCTTTCTCTCTtag